A region of Modestobacter marinus DNA encodes the following proteins:
- a CDS encoding MFS transporter, with protein sequence MKRVPIAYLSSYVLSVLGNSIAAIALPLIVLQTTGSVLGAGAVAAATAVPAVLAGLLMGVVIDRINRRTSSVLTDLVSAAAIAALPLIDLFSELNLGWFILFGVIGSLGDVPGLTARDALLPAIVRDGGITAERLLGLRETLGAVALLLGPAAAGTLIVLFDGSTVLWITAASSLAGALTTLLIPHRVGVINPGERDAAPFTGGSWTQLREGWRVLFRSRFLLAVTTLTVASAVVLAALQGLVLPVYFTLVEQPGMLGFVLTALAAGLLVGGLVYTIAGARGRRRAWFVTGLVGTTLGFALIAPLASVWIVFGGAFVVGLSSGLFSSLIGVLMIERVPEQMRGRVLGTQNAVMTAAPPVGIMAAAVLTATVTVYVAAVVLTAVWLVALAVGVFARSLRHLDPVVEQPTGDEETVLSGA encoded by the coding sequence GTGAAGCGCGTACCGATCGCCTACCTGTCCTCGTACGTCCTGTCCGTCCTGGGCAACTCGATCGCGGCGATCGCGCTGCCGTTGATCGTCCTGCAGACCACCGGCAGCGTCCTGGGCGCCGGCGCGGTCGCTGCGGCAACGGCCGTCCCGGCCGTTCTCGCCGGGCTCCTGATGGGCGTGGTCATCGACCGGATCAACCGCCGCACGTCCTCGGTGCTGACCGATCTGGTGTCGGCAGCGGCGATCGCGGCTCTGCCGCTGATCGACCTGTTCTCGGAGCTGAACCTGGGGTGGTTCATCCTCTTCGGGGTGATCGGCTCGCTCGGCGACGTCCCCGGGCTGACCGCTCGGGACGCGTTGCTGCCGGCGATCGTGCGCGACGGTGGGATCACCGCGGAGCGGCTCCTGGGCCTCCGGGAGACCCTCGGTGCGGTCGCGCTCCTCCTCGGACCGGCGGCGGCCGGAACCCTGATCGTGCTCTTCGACGGGTCGACGGTGCTGTGGATCACCGCGGCGTCCTCGCTCGCCGGAGCACTCACCACGCTGCTCATCCCGCACCGCGTCGGCGTGATCAACCCCGGAGAGCGCGACGCCGCGCCCTTCACGGGGGGCAGCTGGACGCAGCTGCGGGAGGGCTGGCGCGTCCTCTTCCGCAGCCGTTTCCTGCTCGCCGTCACGACCCTCACCGTGGCCTCGGCGGTCGTGCTGGCCGCACTGCAGGGTCTCGTCCTCCCCGTGTACTTCACGCTCGTCGAGCAGCCGGGCATGCTCGGCTTCGTCCTGACCGCGCTGGCCGCCGGCCTGCTCGTCGGCGGCCTGGTCTACACGATCGCCGGGGCTCGCGGGCGTCGCCGGGCGTGGTTCGTCACGGGACTGGTCGGGACGACGCTCGGCTTCGCTCTCATCGCACCCCTGGCCTCGGTGTGGATCGTCTTCGGCGGGGCGTTCGTCGTCGGGCTCTCCAGCGGGCTGTTCAGCAGCCTGATCGGGGTGCTCATGATCGAACGGGTCCCCGAGCAGATGCGGGGCCGGGTACTGGGCACCCAGAACGCGGTCATGACCGCAGCCCCGCCGGTCGGGATCATGGCCGCCGCGGTGCTGACCGCGACCGTGACCGTGTACGTCGCGGCTGTCGTGCTGACGGCGGTGTGGCTGGTCGCTCTGGCCGTGGGGGTGTTCGCACGATCGCTGCGTCACCTCGATCCGGTGGTGGAGCAGCCGACAGGTGACGAGGAGACGGTGCTCAGCGGTGCGTAG
- a CDS encoding GNAT family N-acetyltransferase, with protein sequence MTLSTDMTVTRSPDRRRYEAAVNGTTVAGFIDYQETSELVVLSHTDVDASFEGRGVGSALARAALDDVRDRGLKALVVCPFILGWLRRHREYRDVLFNAPPAKVTD encoded by the coding sequence ATGACCCTGTCGACCGACATGACAGTGACCAGGAGTCCGGACCGGCGGCGCTACGAGGCCGCCGTCAACGGGACGACGGTGGCGGGCTTCATCGACTACCAGGAGACCAGCGAGCTGGTGGTGCTGAGCCACACCGACGTCGACGCCTCCTTCGAGGGCCGAGGCGTCGGCAGCGCGCTCGCCCGTGCCGCGCTGGACGACGTCCGCGACCGCGGGCTGAAGGCGCTGGTGGTCTGCCCCTTCATCCTCGGCTGGCTGCGCAGACACCGCGAGTACCGCGACGTGCTCTTCAACGCTCCCCCGGCCAAGGTCACCGACTAG
- a CDS encoding DUF5996 family protein: MTTPTTNWPSLRVSDWTPTRETLHMWTQIVGKIRMAHAPLINHWWQVTLYVSPRGLTTSAIPHLTGVFEIEFDLLGHRLEVRSSTGGVGGFPLRPMPVAEFYARTLDVLARLGIEAPIRPHPNEVDPAIPFAEDHEHASYDGEAATLFWRQLLQANRVIGEFRSHFVGKVSPVHFFWGAMDLACTRFSGRTAPPHPGGAPNCGDWVMVEGYSRELSSCGFWPGGGEEGAFYSYAYPAPDGLAEQPIGPDGAYFSTEFQQFLLPYEVARAAPDPDRAVAEFLRTTYEAPADLARWDRAALEDDPRRWHRAPAPADR, from the coding sequence ATGACCACGCCGACGACGAACTGGCCGAGCCTCCGCGTCTCGGACTGGACCCCCACGCGCGAGACGCTGCACATGTGGACCCAGATCGTGGGGAAGATCCGCATGGCCCACGCTCCGCTGATCAACCACTGGTGGCAGGTGACCCTCTACGTCAGCCCGCGCGGACTGACGACGTCGGCCATCCCGCACCTCACAGGGGTCTTCGAGATCGAGTTCGACCTCCTCGGCCACCGGCTCGAGGTCCGCAGCAGCACCGGCGGCGTCGGGGGCTTCCCACTCCGGCCGATGCCGGTTGCCGAGTTCTACGCCCGGACCCTGGACGTGCTCGCCCGGCTCGGCATCGAGGCGCCGATCCGGCCCCACCCCAACGAGGTCGACCCGGCGATCCCCTTCGCCGAGGACCACGAGCACGCCTCCTACGACGGCGAGGCGGCCACCCTCTTCTGGCGGCAGCTGCTGCAGGCGAACCGCGTGATCGGCGAGTTCCGGTCCCATTTCGTCGGCAAGGTCAGCCCGGTGCACTTCTTCTGGGGCGCGATGGACCTCGCCTGCACCCGCTTCTCCGGGCGCACTGCCCCGCCGCACCCCGGAGGAGCGCCCAACTGCGGCGACTGGGTCATGGTCGAGGGCTACTCCCGGGAGCTGTCGAGCTGCGGGTTCTGGCCCGGTGGCGGCGAGGAGGGCGCCTTCTACTCCTACGCCTACCCGGCACCCGATGGCTTGGCCGAGCAGCCGATCGGTCCCGACGGGGCCTACTTCAGCACCGAGTTCCAGCAGTTCCTGTTGCCCTACGAGGTCGCCCGGGCCGCGCCCGACCCGGACCGCGCGGTCGCCGAGTTCCTCCGCACCACGTACGAGGCGCCCGCGGACCTCGCTCGCTGGGACCGCGCAGCGCTGGAGGACGATCCTCGCCGGTGGCACCGGGCCCCAGCGCCCGCCGACCGCTGA
- a CDS encoding extracellular catalytic domain type 1 short-chain-length polyhydroxyalkanoate depolymerase codes for MLLVPAVVAVLSVLHFGWPWAGGPGDRDHVHHATDGTRQNYRVHLPPQYAGGTELPVMMAIHGCGMSGFGWNSMQRTTQFDVLADRQGFIVVYPTQQPFESLLNCWNSADPRNQQRGAGEPALLAGVAREVVDTYGADPARVHVAGASSGAGAAVVLAATYPDVFATATSVAGGEFGLDQVDADDPDGTPVSATARQARAQMADRERHVPLLVVQGGQDDVVPTIVGERLVEQWTHVNDLVDDGLLNDSLALTATTTSVPATRGRHAYEHTVHVTAEGRTLVEYLLVPEMEHAWPGPDGEGLFTDRAGPDVAEFAWRFAQRHDLGPPVRGAAGP; via the coding sequence GTGCTGCTCGTCCCTGCGGTCGTCGCTGTCCTCAGCGTGCTCCACTTCGGGTGGCCGTGGGCGGGCGGGCCGGGGGACCGCGACCACGTCCATCACGCCACGGACGGCACCCGGCAGAACTACCGGGTCCACCTGCCCCCGCAGTACGCCGGGGGCACCGAGCTGCCGGTGATGATGGCGATCCACGGGTGCGGGATGTCCGGCTTCGGCTGGAACTCGATGCAGCGCACCACGCAGTTCGACGTGCTCGCCGACCGCCAGGGCTTCATCGTGGTCTACCCGACGCAGCAGCCCTTCGAGAGCCTGCTCAACTGCTGGAACTCGGCGGATCCGCGGAACCAGCAACGCGGCGCCGGCGAACCGGCACTGCTGGCCGGGGTCGCGCGCGAGGTGGTCGACACCTACGGCGCCGATCCGGCCCGGGTGCACGTCGCCGGGGCGTCGTCGGGAGCGGGGGCGGCCGTCGTCCTCGCCGCCACGTACCCCGACGTGTTCGCGACGGCGACCTCCGTCGCCGGTGGTGAGTTCGGCCTGGACCAGGTCGATGCCGATGATCCGGACGGCACGCCGGTGAGCGCGACGGCACGGCAGGCACGGGCGCAGATGGCCGACCGGGAGCGGCACGTCCCCCTGCTGGTCGTCCAGGGCGGTCAGGACGACGTGGTCCCGACGATCGTCGGCGAGCGGCTCGTGGAGCAGTGGACCCACGTCAACGACCTCGTCGACGACGGCCTGCTCAACGACAGCCTCGCGCTCACCGCCACCACGACGTCCGTCCCCGCCACCCGGGGCCGCCACGCGTACGAGCACACCGTCCACGTCACCGCTGAGGGGCGCACGCTCGTCGAGTACCTCCTCGTGCCCGAGATGGAGCACGCGTGGCCGGGGCCTGACGGCGAAGGCCTCTTCACCGACCGGGCCGGACCGGACGTCGCCGAGTTCGCCTGGCGTTTCGCGCAACGCCACGACCTCGGCCCTCCGGTCAGGGGAGCCGCAGGTCCCTGA
- a CDS encoding ABC transporter ATP-binding protein, whose translation MATTPVIDVDELTVTYGDFTAVTDLSFQVEPGELYALLGTNGAGKTSALEVVEGHRRASSGAVRVFGASPTDRRAVRPRTGIMLQESGFSPDLTVAETVRLIGRLTGRTDNVDRVLGLADLVSKAGTQVGQLSGGEKRRVDFATAVYGRPELVFLDEPTTGLDIASRDALWAAVQELREHGSTIVLTTHYLEEAQQRADRIGLMHQGRFVAQGTVAELTKAFPASIRFSLPVGAPAPPMHSAPVNGSGYVIETFDLQSDLKQLLDWADDRAVELPGLAAAPTGLDDVFRAIGTAAGRS comes from the coding sequence ATGGCAACGACCCCCGTCATCGACGTCGACGAGCTGACCGTCACCTACGGCGACTTCACCGCGGTCACCGACCTGTCCTTCCAGGTCGAACCGGGGGAGCTCTACGCGCTGCTCGGCACCAACGGAGCGGGCAAGACCTCGGCCCTGGAGGTGGTCGAGGGCCACCGGCGGGCGTCATCGGGTGCCGTACGCGTCTTCGGGGCGAGCCCGACCGACCGCCGGGCAGTGCGCCCGCGGACCGGGATCATGCTGCAGGAGAGCGGGTTCTCACCCGACCTCACCGTCGCGGAGACCGTGCGTCTGATCGGTCGGCTCACCGGGCGCACCGACAACGTGGACCGGGTGCTCGGCCTCGCCGACCTCGTCTCGAAGGCCGGCACCCAGGTCGGCCAGCTGTCCGGCGGCGAGAAGCGCCGGGTCGACTTCGCGACCGCCGTGTACGGGCGTCCCGAGCTGGTCTTCCTCGACGAACCCACCACGGGGCTGGACATCGCGTCCCGCGACGCGCTGTGGGCCGCCGTCCAGGAGCTGCGCGAGCACGGCTCCACGATCGTGCTCACCACCCACTACCTCGAGGAGGCCCAGCAGCGGGCCGACCGGATCGGGCTCATGCACCAGGGCCGGTTCGTCGCCCAGGGCACGGTCGCCGAGCTGACCAAGGCCTTCCCGGCGTCCATCCGCTTCTCGCTGCCGGTCGGTGCGCCGGCCCCGCCGATGCACTCCGCCCCCGTGAACGGGAGCGGCTACGTCATCGAGACCTTCGACCTGCAGTCCGACCTCAAGCAGCTGCTCGACTGGGCCGACGACCGGGCGGTCGAACTGCCCGGGCTGGCCGCGGCGCCCACCGGCCTGGACGACGTGTTCCGGGCCATCGGCACCGCCGCAGGGCGTTCCTGA
- a CDS encoding SRPBCC domain-containing protein yields MRTIEHAIDIPASPATVWHVLADTDRYAEWNPFMTQLSGRPAVGEPLSVTIRPGRRSMTFRPTVLAVEDGALLRWRGRLLLPGIFDGEHELRLEPLPGGGTRFAQREVFSGLLVPFVRRVLDDTEAGFAAMNAALRDRAAARSGGPVRP; encoded by the coding sequence ATGAGGACCATCGAGCACGCCATCGACATCCCGGCGTCACCCGCGACGGTCTGGCACGTCCTCGCCGACACCGACCGGTACGCCGAGTGGAATCCGTTCATGACCCAGCTGTCCGGGCGGCCGGCGGTCGGCGAACCCCTGTCCGTGACGATCCGACCCGGACGGCGGTCGATGACCTTCCGGCCGACCGTGCTCGCCGTCGAGGACGGCGCGCTCCTGCGCTGGCGAGGCCGGCTCCTCCTGCCGGGGATCTTCGACGGCGAGCACGAGCTGCGCCTGGAGCCCCTGCCGGGGGGCGGGACCCGCTTCGCCCAGCGCGAGGTGTTCAGCGGCCTGCTCGTCCCGTTCGTGCGGCGCGTCCTCGATGACACCGAGGCCGGCTTCGCCGCGATGAACGCCGCGCTGCGGGACCGGGCGGCGGCCCGGTCGGGCGGCCCGGTCCGGCCGTGA
- a CDS encoding flavodoxin family protein → MPSGDDLHGSLRPAPGIERPDFSGLRAVYVNCTLTPSPGRSHTQGLIDRSVAIMEANGVSVDQIRAVDHAIATGVRPDMTEHGWDRDDWPALQTRILAADILVIAGPIWLGDNSSVTRRVIERLYGYSGVLNERGQYAYYGRVAGCLLSGNEDGLKHCAMSILFSLQHIGFTVPPQADAGWLGEVGPGPSYLDEGSGGPENDFTNRNIAFMAYNLLHLASMIRSAGGLPAYGNQRTAWDAGSHPHLANPEYR, encoded by the coding sequence GTGCCGTCCGGAGACGACCTGCACGGATCCCTCCGGCCTGCACCCGGGATCGAGAGACCCGACTTCTCCGGGCTGCGCGCGGTCTACGTCAACTGCACCCTCACCCCCTCCCCCGGACGCAGCCACACCCAGGGCCTGATCGACCGCAGCGTCGCGATCATGGAGGCCAACGGGGTCTCCGTGGACCAGATCCGCGCCGTCGACCACGCGATCGCCACCGGCGTCCGCCCCGACATGACCGAGCACGGGTGGGACAGAGACGACTGGCCGGCCCTGCAGACCCGGATCCTGGCCGCTGACATCCTGGTCATCGCCGGACCGATCTGGCTCGGCGACAACAGCTCGGTGACCCGGCGGGTGATCGAGCGGCTCTACGGCTACTCCGGCGTGCTCAACGAGCGCGGCCAGTACGCCTACTACGGGCGGGTCGCTGGCTGCCTGCTCTCCGGCAACGAGGACGGTCTCAAGCACTGCGCGATGAGCATCCTCTTCAGCCTGCAGCACATCGGTTTCACCGTGCCGCCCCAGGCGGACGCGGGCTGGCTGGGCGAGGTCGGCCCCGGCCCCTCCTACCTCGACGAGGGCTCCGGCGGCCCGGAGAACGACTTCACCAACCGCAACATCGCCTTCATGGCCTACAACCTGCTGCACCTCGCGTCGATGATCCGGAGCGCCGGCGGGCTCCCCGCCTACGGCAACCAGCGCACGGCCTGGGACGCCGGTTCGCACCCCCACCTCGCCAACCCGGAGTACCGATGA
- a CDS encoding ABC transporter permease produces MFTIAQSELVQIFRNRAVLITNLFMPAAAAAFFIWSRDTFERIGSLGYVAAVLVFTVAAFGLYATTVTTLAARRQTLFLKRLRSTAASDPAILSGLVLPVAVTAVLQVAVILVVFAGVSVAPAQVALLVAAIAAALVMMLALGIATAGVTRSPEHAQITTLPLSLGVIAVASWVGISGTEELGWLKRLLPGGSATELVVDAWNGGVPLADSLPLLAPTFAWVVVAIAVARRMFRWEPRR; encoded by the coding sequence ATGTTCACCATCGCGCAGAGCGAGCTCGTCCAGATCTTCCGCAACCGGGCCGTGCTGATCACCAACCTGTTCATGCCCGCGGCGGCCGCGGCCTTCTTCATCTGGTCCCGCGACACCTTCGAACGGATCGGCAGCCTCGGCTACGTCGCCGCTGTGCTCGTCTTCACCGTCGCCGCGTTCGGCCTGTACGCCACGACGGTGACCACGCTGGCCGCTCGCCGGCAGACGTTGTTCCTCAAGCGGCTGCGCTCGACGGCGGCCAGCGACCCGGCCATCCTGTCCGGCCTCGTGCTCCCGGTCGCCGTGACCGCGGTGCTCCAGGTGGCGGTCATCCTCGTGGTGTTCGCCGGGGTCAGCGTGGCGCCGGCACAGGTGGCACTGCTCGTCGCGGCGATCGCCGCGGCGCTGGTCATGATGCTCGCGCTGGGCATCGCCACGGCCGGGGTCACCCGGTCGCCCGAACACGCCCAGATCACCACCCTGCCGCTCAGCCTCGGCGTCATCGCCGTGGCCAGCTGGGTCGGCATCAGCGGCACCGAGGAGCTCGGCTGGCTGAAGCGGCTGCTGCCCGGCGGTTCCGCGACCGAGTTGGTCGTGGATGCCTGGAACGGCGGTGTCCCGCTCGCCGACTCACTGCCGCTGCTGGCGCCCACCTTCGCCTGGGTGGTCGTCGCCATCGCGGTCGCCCGGCGGATGTTCCGCTGGGAGCCGCGCCGGTGA
- a CDS encoding NAD(P)H-binding protein, translating to MNVFVVGISGAVGGLLERELTSRGDVVSGLVRLDDQRAHFAARGVAVRVGDIGVLSADALAAMLRGVDVLVYTAGSNGGSRRVTNAVDGDGVVTALEAARLAGGSRFALVSVLPEAWRQRALDDDAEHYFAVKKLTDVAVTLSDLDWLILRPSMLVDRPGTGRIALGPAQPHDEIPREDVAATLAELLHEPRIRRQILELTQGETPIATAVRAVIR from the coding sequence GTGAACGTCTTCGTCGTCGGGATCAGCGGAGCCGTCGGCGGACTGCTCGAGAGGGAACTGACCAGCCGAGGCGACGTCGTCTCGGGGTTGGTGCGGCTGGACGACCAGCGGGCGCACTTCGCCGCGCGGGGCGTGGCCGTGCGCGTCGGCGACATCGGGGTCCTGTCCGCCGATGCCCTGGCGGCCATGCTCCGCGGCGTCGACGTGCTGGTGTACACCGCGGGATCCAACGGCGGGAGCAGGCGGGTCACGAATGCGGTCGACGGCGACGGTGTGGTGACCGCCCTCGAGGCCGCCCGCCTGGCCGGTGGGTCGCGCTTCGCGCTGGTCTCGGTGCTGCCCGAGGCCTGGCGCCAGCGCGCCCTCGACGACGACGCGGAGCACTACTTCGCGGTGAAGAAGCTGACCGATGTCGCGGTCACCCTGAGCGATCTCGACTGGCTGATCCTCCGGCCCTCGATGCTCGTCGACCGCCCCGGAACCGGAAGGATCGCCCTCGGCCCAGCCCAGCCCCACGACGAGATACCGCGGGAGGACGTCGCGGCCACCTTGGCCGAGCTCCTGCACGAACCGCGGATCCGGCGCCAGATCCTCGAGCTCACCCAGGGCGAGACCCCGATCGCGACCGCCGTGCGGGCGGTCATCCGGTGA
- a CDS encoding alpha/beta fold hydrolase, producing MGHISVGQENSTPVELYYEDQGAGRPVVLIHGYPLNGHSWERQTRELLAAGYRVITYDRRGFGRSSKVGSGYDYDTFADDLATLLETLDLHEVTLVGFSMGTGELARYVSRHGSDRIAELAFLASLEPYLVARDDNPDGVPQKVFDGIEAAARGDRYAWYSQFFADFYDLDENLGSRISQEAVTASWGVAVSSAPVAAYAVVPAWIEDFRADVESVRTSGKPALILHGTADNILPIDATARRFRQLLPEAQYVEVEGAPHGLLWTHADEVNAALLAFLGSS from the coding sequence ATGGGACACATCAGCGTCGGCCAGGAGAACAGCACCCCGGTCGAGCTCTACTACGAGGACCAGGGCGCGGGCCGGCCCGTCGTCCTCATCCACGGCTACCCGTTGAACGGGCACAGCTGGGAGCGCCAGACGCGCGAGCTGCTCGCCGCCGGGTACCGGGTCATCACCTACGACCGGCGCGGCTTCGGCCGGTCGTCGAAGGTCGGCTCCGGCTACGACTACGACACGTTCGCCGACGACCTGGCCACGCTGCTGGAGACCCTGGACCTCCATGAGGTGACGCTCGTGGGCTTCTCGATGGGCACCGGTGAGCTGGCCCGCTACGTCTCGCGGCACGGGTCCGACCGGATCGCCGAGCTCGCCTTCCTGGCTTCGCTGGAGCCGTACCTCGTCGCCCGCGACGACAACCCCGACGGTGTGCCGCAGAAGGTCTTCGACGGCATCGAGGCCGCCGCACGGGGCGACCGCTACGCCTGGTACAGCCAGTTCTTCGCCGACTTCTACGACCTCGACGAGAACCTCGGCAGCCGGATCAGCCAGGAGGCGGTCACCGCCAGTTGGGGTGTCGCCGTCTCCAGTGCGCCGGTGGCGGCCTACGCCGTCGTCCCCGCCTGGATCGAGGACTTCCGCGCCGACGTCGAATCGGTGCGCACCAGCGGCAAGCCGGCGCTGATCCTGCACGGCACCGCCGACAACATCCTGCCGATCGACGCGACTGCCCGCCGCTTCCGCCAGCTCCTCCCCGAGGCGCAGTACGTCGAGGTCGAGGGCGCCCCGCACGGGCTGCTCTGGACCCACGCCGACGAGGTCAACGCGGCGTTGCTGGCCTTCCTCGGCTCGTCCTGA
- a CDS encoding ATP-binding protein produces the protein MGLVGRHAEHEAVGQLLAGARAGRSAALVVRGEAGIGKTALLERVRDAAVSSGFRVEHAMGAESETQFAFSGLHQLCAPLLDRAGALPDPQRAALGVAFGLRAGTAADRFLVGLAVLNLLAEAAEEDPLLCLVDDAQWLDQASAQVLEFVARRVGAERLVLVFAVRDPDEGETLPFSGLPELRLARLGEADAEALLTATSRVPLDEVVRARIVAEARGNPLALLELPRNAQPAHLAGGFELPDGPDVPRRVEHSFQHRSGNLPAQTQLLLLVAASEPTGDAALLWRAAGQLGLHRDAAVPAEAAGLVEIGTRVRFRHPLVRSAVYQAANAPDRRRAHGALAEATDRQVDPDRRAWHRAQAVSGVDEEAAAALERSAGRAQARGGVAAAGAYLQHAAELTPEPPTRARRALEAAYAKHEAGASAVALELLSVAAAGPLDALQHARLQLLEAQVAFHLTHGSVVPGKLLDAAATLAPLDPALSRETYLHALDAATILGGPRRGLLEVAEAARGAPPPPGPPKPADLLLDGLVTAFTNGYGAGVPGLRRAVQAFRAQESTAEARAHDDSHRWLWLASRTAAGLFDDEMALLLARRNVAHAREAGALAALPGALVFLAASLVLTGETSQAVELTAEGEELTRATGAVPLRYAQLVLLAWRGDRARTEELCAASIEEAAGREHGTEVALAHYAMSVLSNGLGDHPVALDAAARACEAHELTHSNLALPELVEAAARSGRPDRAAPALEQLSARARASGTPWAVGMAARSRALTSTGAAAEQDYREAIESLRNCQMATHLARTHLVYGEWLRRGGRRQDARDQLRTAHEMLTGMGAEAFAARAARELRATGEHPRSRTEQSTDALTAQELHIARLVATGATSREVGEQLFLSPRTIEAHLRNIFRKLGITSRRQLRDLRLP, from the coding sequence GTGGGGCTCGTGGGCCGGCACGCCGAGCACGAGGCGGTCGGGCAGCTGCTCGCCGGGGCGCGTGCCGGGCGCAGCGCCGCCCTCGTCGTGCGCGGGGAAGCCGGGATCGGGAAGACCGCGCTGCTGGAGCGCGTCCGCGACGCGGCGGTCTCGTCCGGTTTCCGGGTGGAGCACGCGATGGGGGCCGAGTCGGAGACGCAGTTCGCATTCTCGGGGTTGCACCAGCTGTGTGCACCGCTGCTGGACCGCGCCGGTGCGCTGCCCGACCCGCAGCGGGCTGCTCTCGGCGTTGCGTTCGGGCTGCGCGCCGGGACGGCGGCCGACCGGTTCCTGGTCGGGCTGGCCGTGCTCAACCTGCTGGCCGAGGCCGCCGAGGAGGACCCGCTGCTGTGCCTGGTCGACGATGCGCAGTGGCTGGACCAGGCGTCCGCGCAGGTGTTGGAGTTCGTGGCTCGGCGGGTGGGGGCCGAACGCTTGGTGCTCGTGTTCGCGGTGCGCGACCCGGACGAGGGCGAGACTCTCCCGTTCTCCGGGCTACCCGAGCTACGTCTGGCCCGGCTCGGTGAGGCCGACGCGGAGGCACTGCTGACCGCCACCTCCCGCGTCCCGCTGGACGAGGTCGTACGCGCCCGCATCGTGGCCGAGGCACGTGGCAACCCCCTGGCGCTGCTGGAGCTGCCCCGCAACGCGCAACCGGCGCACCTGGCTGGGGGGTTCGAGCTGCCCGATGGGCCGGACGTCCCTCGCCGCGTCGAGCACAGCTTCCAGCACCGTTCGGGCAACTTGCCGGCCCAGACGCAGCTGCTGCTGCTGGTCGCCGCGTCCGAGCCGACCGGCGATGCGGCGCTGTTGTGGCGTGCCGCCGGGCAGCTCGGGCTCCACCGCGACGCCGCCGTGCCCGCGGAAGCGGCCGGGTTGGTGGAGATCGGCACCCGGGTGCGGTTCCGCCATCCGTTGGTGCGCTCGGCGGTCTACCAGGCGGCCAACGCACCGGACCGTCGCCGCGCCCACGGTGCCCTGGCCGAGGCGACCGATCGGCAGGTCGACCCCGATCGCCGTGCCTGGCACCGCGCGCAGGCCGTGTCCGGAGTCGACGAAGAAGCCGCCGCGGCGCTGGAGCGCTCGGCCGGCCGAGCACAGGCCCGTGGCGGGGTGGCGGCCGCGGGCGCGTACCTGCAGCACGCGGCCGAGCTGACCCCCGAGCCGCCCACCCGTGCGAGACGGGCGCTCGAAGCCGCCTACGCCAAGCACGAGGCGGGCGCGTCCGCCGTCGCGCTGGAGCTGCTGTCGGTCGCCGCAGCCGGACCGCTGGACGCCCTGCAACACGCCCGCCTCCAGCTGCTGGAGGCCCAGGTGGCCTTCCACCTGACCCACGGCAGCGTTGTGCCCGGGAAGCTCCTGGATGCCGCCGCGACGCTCGCGCCGCTGGACCCCGCACTGTCCCGCGAGACCTACCTGCACGCGCTCGATGCGGCGACCATCCTCGGTGGACCGAGGCGCGGCCTGCTGGAGGTGGCCGAAGCCGCCCGGGGCGCTCCCCCACCGCCCGGGCCACCGAAGCCGGCCGATCTGCTGCTGGACGGCCTCGTGACGGCGTTCACGAACGGCTACGGAGCGGGCGTGCCCGGCCTGCGCCGGGCGGTGCAGGCGTTCCGTGCGCAGGAATCGACCGCCGAGGCGAGGGCTCACGACGACAGCCACCGCTGGCTCTGGCTGGCCAGCCGCACCGCCGCGGGGCTCTTCGACGACGAGATGGCCCTCCTGCTGGCCCGCCGCAACGTCGCGCACGCACGCGAAGCGGGGGCCTTGGCGGCACTCCCGGGAGCGCTCGTCTTCCTCGCCGCTTCGCTGGTGCTCACCGGCGAGACGTCGCAGGCCGTCGAGCTCACCGCCGAGGGCGAAGAGCTGACCCGCGCCACCGGGGCAGTTCCGCTCCGGTACGCACAGCTGGTCCTCCTCGCCTGGCGCGGCGATCGAGCCCGGACCGAGGAGCTGTGTGCGGCCAGCATCGAGGAGGCGGCCGGGCGTGAGCACGGCACGGAAGTGGCCCTCGCCCACTACGCGATGTCGGTGCTCTCCAACGGGCTGGGCGATCACCCGGTCGCACTGGACGCCGCCGCACGGGCGTGCGAGGCCCACGAGCTGACCCACAGCAACCTGGCCCTCCCGGAACTCGTCGAAGCCGCCGCCCGCTCCGGCCGGCCGGATCGTGCGGCCCCCGCCCTGGAGCAGCTGAGTGCGCGTGCCCGCGCCAGCGGCACCCCGTGGGCGGTCGGGATGGCGGCTCGGTCGCGCGCGCTGACCAGCACCGGGGCGGCAGCCGAGCAGGACTATCGCGAGGCCATCGAGTCTCTCCGGAACTGCCAGATGGCCACTCACCTCGCCCGCACCCATCTCGTCTACGGGGAGTGGCTGCGCCGGGGGGGGCGCCGCCAGGACGCGCGGGACCAACTGCGCACCGCCCACGAGATGCTCACGGGCATGGGCGCGGAGGCGTTCGCCGCCCGGGCCGCCCGCGAGTTGCGCGCCACCGGCGAGCACCCGCGTAGCCGGACCGAGCAGTCCACCGATGCGCTCACCGCCCAGGAGCTGCACATCGCCCGGCTGGTGGCTACCGGGGCGACCTCCCGGGAGGTGGGCGAGCAGCTGTTCCTCAGCCCGCGCACGATCGAGGCCCATCTGCGCAACATCTTCCGCAAGCTGGGCATCACCTCCCGCCGGCAGCTCAGGGACCTGCGGCTCCCCTGA